Proteins found in one Sporosarcina sp. FSL K6-3457 genomic segment:
- a CDS encoding sigma-70 family RNA polymerase sigma factor — protein MEEVIVKALETEDREVLMDEIMTRHGQDILRLVYSYVNNKELAEDLTQDIFVKCYKSLHTYKGKSSLRTWLWRIAINHCKDFLKSWYNKHVIISEEEPITHRTTKEMVEEVVIQKEEDDQLIAAIMMLPIKYREVIYLFYYEELLIKEIAVITEASVNTVKTRLRRAKELLKERLEV, from the coding sequence GTGGAGGAAGTAATTGTTAAAGCGCTTGAAACAGAAGACAGGGAAGTCCTCATGGATGAGATAATGACTCGCCATGGGCAGGACATTTTAAGGCTTGTGTATTCTTACGTTAATAATAAAGAATTGGCGGAGGATTTAACACAGGATATTTTTGTGAAATGCTATAAATCCCTTCATACATACAAAGGAAAATCATCGCTGCGCACATGGTTGTGGCGTATTGCCATCAATCACTGTAAGGATTTCCTGAAAAGTTGGTATAACAAACATGTCATCATTTCAGAAGAAGAACCGATTACACATCGAACGACAAAAGAAATGGTGGAAGAGGTTGTCATTCAAAAAGAAGAGGATGATCAATTAATTGCTGCGATTATGATGCTACCGATTAAATATCGAGAAGTGATTTATCTCTTTTATTATGAGGAGTTGTTGATTAAGGAAATTGCGGTTATTACTGAGGCTAGTGTGAATACGGTTAAAACGCGGCTTAGACGTGCGAAAGAGTTATTGAAAGAACGATTGGAGGTATGA